One Aureispira anguillae genomic region harbors:
- a CDS encoding trifunctional MMPL family transporter/lysophospholipid acyltransferase/class I SAM-dependent methyltransferase has translation MASFFTFLYHYFQQRKLFLAILVSGFLVASLWLIASQLKLNEDIAKVIPLDANIQKVNQAYQNTKFSDNLIFHLSPTDTASFDRPAALIDFADSLVASLGHLDSNKIQEIRYTLSDAAITQLYDLFYEHLPLFLAPKDYEELANRLDSTGIQKSLRSVYKTLLSPAGFVLKKNVIKDPLGLASLPLRNLQDFQIDGNYILHNNRIMTKDKKHLLFFVTPKANAGATGENAILLAQIDKKIAATQAQFEDKFEAEYFGSIAVSVANAEQIKTDISYTVGAALIALILFIALFFKRLSIPILIFIPVVLGAAMGLATLVLVKDSISAISLGVGAVLLGITVDFSLHVFAHFRSEGAVKKTIQDISTPTIMSSLTTSSAFLCLLYMSSEAMRDLGIFAAVAVLASAVSALVVLPHFLPKTTHTTNIPKDTFLDRLAAYPIHKNKWIKGGVALATFFFLFFFNKVQFEDDMNNINFMPPALKTADQNLQQMGGEALKSTYVVSTASDMETALRRNEKASRQLQQLKEKGSIQNYTSVSKFLLSQEAQAEKIAAWNHFWTPERKTALKQTLVEQGNKFKFKATTFNQFSALLEKEFKPVSIDRFSALQELLLSEYSTFKNGQYSFISIVKLEDDQKATVYPLFQADKDITIFDKQFIADQFAQSLQKDFSTLVNWSFLIVLIILLIAFGRIELALLTIFPILLSWEWTLGLMALIGLKFNVVNIIICTFIFGLGIDYSIFVTKGLLHEYKYGERILPTYKTSIILSALTTMCGMGVMIFAQHPALFSIASLSIIGILSILVITFTIQPLIFGVLILNRKAKGLPPYTLLNIISTVIAYTHFLSGCLILTLLTFTLTISPFQKELKKYLLHRVIRLFSASLIHLMFNVRKIYINKEKLQLNQPALIIANHQSFLDIMMILMLHPKIIIMTNSWVWNSPIFGRVIRFADFYPSDAGAENSIEQLQKLTDKGYSIMVFPEGTRSKTGKISRFKKGAFYIAEQLNLDILPIVFHGTGDCIRKNDFLVHGTTVTMKFLDRISPTDSSWGNSYSERTKSISKYFKQEFQQIKEATETADFFEDRLIKNYIYKGPVLEWYTRIKVRLEDKYRPFDALLPKKATITDIGCGYGMMPYMLHLLSNDRIITGIDYDAEKILVANEAFLKNDKINFVAADATQYPLTASDVFLISDMLHYIPKAAQHQLIRRCLDQLNEGGMLIIRDGDADLKERHEGTVWTEKFSTQIFGFNKTIAENLTFLSGKEIEKVAGEYNLTVERLDLTQKTSNIIFIIKKHSVPRDISKSY, from the coding sequence ATGGCCTCATTTTTTACTTTTTTATACCACTACTTCCAGCAACGAAAATTATTTTTAGCCATTTTAGTTAGTGGTTTTCTAGTTGCATCTTTATGGCTTATTGCTAGTCAGCTTAAATTAAACGAAGATATAGCCAAGGTTATTCCCTTAGATGCTAATATCCAAAAAGTCAATCAAGCTTATCAGAACACTAAATTTTCGGATAATCTTATCTTTCATCTTTCCCCTACAGATACCGCTAGTTTTGATCGCCCAGCTGCACTCATCGATTTTGCGGATAGCCTTGTTGCTTCGTTAGGTCACTTGGATTCCAATAAAATTCAAGAAATTCGTTATACCCTTTCAGATGCTGCGATTACCCAATTATACGATTTGTTTTACGAGCATTTGCCGCTTTTTTTAGCTCCCAAAGATTACGAAGAACTTGCCAATCGTTTGGATTCTACAGGCATTCAAAAATCGCTAAGATCTGTCTACAAAACCCTGCTTTCTCCTGCGGGATTTGTTTTGAAAAAAAATGTGATAAAAGACCCTTTAGGCTTAGCGAGTTTGCCCCTTCGGAATTTGCAAGATTTCCAGATTGACGGCAATTATATTTTGCACAATAACCGAATTATGACCAAAGACAAAAAGCACTTGTTGTTTTTTGTTACCCCCAAAGCCAATGCAGGAGCGACAGGAGAAAATGCTATTTTGTTGGCACAAATTGATAAAAAAATAGCCGCTACCCAAGCTCAATTTGAAGATAAATTTGAGGCAGAATATTTTGGCAGTATAGCCGTATCTGTAGCAAATGCCGAACAAATTAAAACAGACATTAGTTATACGGTTGGAGCAGCGCTAATCGCATTAATTTTATTTATTGCTCTATTTTTTAAACGCTTATCCATCCCCATTTTAATTTTCATTCCTGTTGTGCTAGGAGCTGCAATGGGTTTGGCAACTTTGGTATTGGTCAAAGACAGTATTTCTGCTATTTCATTGGGCGTAGGAGCTGTTTTATTGGGTATAACCGTTGATTTTTCACTCCACGTTTTTGCGCATTTTAGGTCAGAGGGAGCCGTCAAAAAAACCATTCAGGATATTTCTACTCCTACCATAATGAGTAGCCTAACAACAAGTAGTGCCTTTTTATGCCTGTTGTATATGTCCTCTGAAGCCATGCGTGATTTAGGAATTTTTGCAGCCGTTGCGGTCTTAGCTTCTGCTGTTTCTGCCTTGGTTGTTTTACCTCATTTTTTACCAAAAACAACCCACACAACAAACATTCCTAAAGATACCTTCTTGGATCGATTAGCCGCTTATCCAATTCATAAAAATAAATGGATAAAAGGGGGCGTTGCGTTGGCTACCTTCTTCTTTTTATTCTTTTTTAATAAGGTTCAATTTGAAGATGATATGAACAATATCAACTTCATGCCTCCTGCCCTAAAAACAGCCGATCAGAACCTCCAACAAATGGGAGGAGAAGCCCTAAAAAGCACCTACGTTGTTAGCACTGCATCCGATATGGAGACCGCACTAAGACGCAATGAAAAAGCCAGTCGCCAACTCCAACAACTAAAAGAAAAAGGAAGCATCCAAAACTATACTTCTGTTAGTAAGTTTTTACTTTCACAAGAAGCTCAAGCGGAAAAAATAGCAGCATGGAATCACTTTTGGACACCAGAACGAAAAACGGCGCTAAAACAAACCTTGGTTGAACAAGGCAATAAATTTAAGTTTAAAGCAACGACCTTTAACCAGTTTTCGGCACTCCTTGAAAAAGAATTTAAACCCGTTTCCATTGATCGTTTCAGTGCCCTTCAAGAATTACTCCTTAGCGAATATAGTACGTTCAAAAATGGGCAATATTCGTTTATTTCTATTGTAAAATTAGAAGACGATCAAAAAGCCACGGTTTATCCATTATTTCAGGCAGATAAAGACATTACTATTTTTGACAAACAATTTATTGCCGATCAATTTGCGCAATCCCTACAAAAAGATTTTAGTACACTCGTCAATTGGTCTTTTCTCATTGTTCTAATCATTTTGTTAATTGCATTTGGTCGGATAGAATTAGCCCTTTTGACTATATTTCCGATATTGTTAAGTTGGGAATGGACCTTAGGTTTAATGGCATTAATTGGTTTAAAATTCAATGTTGTTAATATTATTATCTGCACCTTTATTTTTGGGTTAGGAATAGACTATAGCATTTTTGTAACCAAAGGTTTGCTGCATGAATATAAGTATGGCGAACGCATTTTACCTACTTATAAAACCTCCATTATTCTATCCGCTTTGACCACGATGTGTGGAATGGGCGTAATGATTTTTGCGCAACACCCTGCCCTATTTTCCATTGCCAGTTTATCCATTATAGGCATTTTATCTATTTTGGTTATTACATTCACCATACAACCCTTAATTTTTGGCGTATTAATACTCAATCGCAAAGCAAAAGGATTGCCTCCTTATACTCTGTTGAATATTATTTCTACGGTTATCGCCTATACACATTTTTTATCGGGTTGTTTAATCCTAACCCTGCTCACTTTTACGCTAACCATTAGCCCCTTTCAAAAAGAGCTTAAAAAATACCTGTTACATCGAGTGATTCGACTATTTTCAGCCTCTTTAATCCACTTGATGTTTAACGTTCGAAAAATTTATATCAACAAAGAAAAATTACAGCTTAACCAACCTGCACTAATCATTGCCAACCACCAATCCTTCTTGGATATAATGATGATTTTGATGTTACATCCCAAGATTATTATTATGACAAATAGTTGGGTTTGGAATTCGCCTATTTTTGGAAGAGTAATTCGTTTTGCTGATTTTTACCCTTCTGATGCTGGTGCAGAAAATAGCATTGAACAGCTCCAAAAATTGACCGATAAAGGCTATTCTATTATGGTTTTCCCTGAAGGGACTCGCTCTAAAACGGGGAAAATAAGTCGTTTTAAAAAAGGGGCTTTTTACATCGCAGAACAATTGAATCTAGATATTCTTCCTATTGTTTTTCATGGAACAGGGGATTGTATTCGAAAAAATGATTTTTTGGTGCATGGCACGACGGTTACCATGAAATTTTTAGATCGAATTTCTCCTACCGATTCATCTTGGGGAAACAGTTATTCTGAGCGTACAAAATCGATTAGCAAATACTTTAAACAAGAATTTCAGCAGATAAAAGAAGCTACTGAAACCGCTGATTTTTTTGAAGATCGATTGATCAAAAACTATATCTACAAAGGACCTGTTTTGGAGTGGTATACTCGAATAAAAGTCCGATTAGAAGATAAATACCGCCCCTTTGATGCTTTGCTCCCCAAAAAAGCCACGATAACTGATATTGGTTGTGGCTATGGAATGATGCCCTATATGTTGCATTTATTATCCAATGATCGAATTATAACAGGCATCGATTATGATGCTGAGAAAATATTGGTTGCCAATGAAGCTTTTTTAAAAAATGACAAGATCAATTTTGTAGCAGCAGACGCAACTCAATATCCATTAACCGCTAGTGATGTCTTCTTAATTAGTGACATGCTCCACTACATCCCAAAAGCAGCACAACACCAACTCATTAGAAGATGTCTAGATCAGCTCAATGAGGGCGGAATGCTGATTATACGAGATGGAGATGCAGATTTAAAAGAGCGGCATGAAGGCACTGTCTGGACAGAGAAGTTCTCTACTCAGATATTTGGTTTTAATAAAACCATAGCAGAAAATTTAACCTTTTTGTCTGGCAAAGAGATTGAGAAAGTGGCAGGTGAATATAATCTAACCGTTGAGCGATTGGATCTAA